In Saccharothrix syringae, the following are encoded in one genomic region:
- a CDS encoding MFS transporter, translated as MKKIWIWALFAGAFAVSCTEFVVVGLLPQIASDLDVSEAVAGQLVTLNAVAFAVGAPVLAAVFHRADRRKVLFGCLVVFALGHAAAGLAPNYAVLLGSRVLSGGMMGLYLATAIGAAGRLAEPARRASTMATIVAGVSTATALGVPVSTLLGQNMGWRVPMLVIGAMALAALAFIAAVLPPTGADDGPSLGERMRALRTRPVIIGLTAITVFWGASFTVYTYLVPLLEQRAGMGNTMVIVVLFIAGVCAVLGNLIGGKGADTNSRLTLLVTAAVTAGSLLLVLPLSTGQAQAIALVTVWQLAAWSFVPTVQAALFQAAGEGGELAVSFAVSAFNIGIVAGAGFGGVALDRAGLPGVAVLGGALGVVALGLVVLLARYAGRRGTGAPDREPVTTSASKG; from the coding sequence GTGAAGAAGATCTGGATATGGGCCCTGTTCGCGGGGGCGTTCGCGGTGTCGTGCACCGAATTCGTCGTGGTGGGCCTGCTCCCCCAGATCGCCTCCGACCTCGACGTGTCGGAGGCGGTCGCCGGGCAGCTCGTGACGCTGAACGCGGTGGCGTTCGCGGTGGGCGCCCCGGTGCTGGCCGCGGTGTTCCACCGGGCCGACCGGCGCAAGGTGCTGTTCGGCTGCCTGGTCGTGTTCGCGCTCGGCCACGCCGCCGCCGGGCTGGCGCCCAACTACGCGGTGCTGCTGGGTTCCCGGGTGCTCTCCGGCGGCATGATGGGCCTCTACCTGGCGACCGCCATCGGCGCCGCCGGGCGCCTGGCCGAACCGGCCAGGCGGGCCTCCACCATGGCCACCATCGTGGCGGGCGTGAGCACCGCGACCGCGCTGGGCGTGCCGGTGAGCACGTTGCTGGGCCAGAACATGGGCTGGCGCGTGCCGATGCTGGTGATCGGCGCGATGGCGCTGGCCGCGCTGGCGTTCATCGCGGCCGTGCTGCCGCCCACCGGCGCCGACGACGGGCCGTCGCTGGGCGAGCGGATGCGCGCCCTGCGGACCAGGCCGGTGATCATCGGCCTGACCGCGATCACCGTGTTCTGGGGCGCGTCCTTCACGGTCTACACCTACCTGGTGCCGCTGCTGGAGCAGCGCGCGGGCATGGGCAACACGATGGTGATCGTCGTGCTGTTCATCGCCGGCGTGTGCGCCGTGCTGGGCAACCTCATCGGCGGCAAGGGCGCCGACACCAACTCGCGCCTGACGCTCCTGGTCACCGCGGCCGTCACCGCCGGCTCGCTGCTGCTGGTGCTGCCGCTGTCCACCGGCCAGGCGCAGGCCATCGCCCTGGTCACGGTGTGGCAGCTGGCCGCGTGGTCGTTCGTGCCCACGGTGCAGGCCGCGCTGTTCCAGGCCGCGGGCGAGGGCGGTGAGCTGGCCGTGTCGTTCGCCGTGTCGGCGTTCAACATCGGCATCGTCGCCGGCGCGGGCTTCGGCGGCGTCGCCCTGGACCGCGCCGGGCTGCCCGGCGTGGCCGTGCTCGGCGGTGCGCTCGGCGTGGTCGCCCTGGGCCTGGTGGTCCTGCTGGCGCGGTACGCGGGCAGGCGCGGTACCGGGGCTCCCGACCGGGAGCCCGTCACCACTTCCGCTTCGAAGGGATGA
- a CDS encoding LuxR C-terminal-related transcriptional regulator has translation MLDDGMEPVGSGTPGGRLAGHDVLDAAFTALAGGRGRVLVAEHPGVLGRNTAVERARAEAARRGVRVAHGRATALDRVAPLSTLVAALGGGGAVGRADLADLDGDRLTVLERLRCALEGAAAGSGLLVCLDDFHHADELTALALRVLVPALADEPVLWLLALHPPLASVAVRNVIDVLLEAGAHRVPPDRLTQDAVRGICEGVLGHRAGPGLVAFASGVDGDPALVARVVRALDAAGHVEVRDDLAEVVPDADRRPLPRAVVDAIRARLADLPEPVAALLEAGAVLGRPFTVHEAAGLTRRSVPELARAAGAAVEAGVLGPQPSGLGFPHELVRRAVYAGVAEPVRVALHREAADVVAAEGRDPEEVVGHLERAGHVGSAAVVDVLHRAVRERVPRDPGAATRLVVRLLDLLGDAHPRSDELTVLAVHLLTATDQGQRAWELAVRALHRDLDAETETLLVCALAELADPAHGQGDDHAVVEYTRRALARADLAGHHRAELRAVQAHRLAGTGQAAAAEEAADEVLAAGARTERGEALMLACAAKGIAALHRGEFARALEHGRAAVREADRLGPFVRQRHARLWLCPPLLALDRFDEADSALRLVERESRRLGTSWVAPEWHYHRARVRAARGDLAGAQAEAEAGVRAARERSAGGLLGKVLGLRAEVRATRGDLAGAEGDLREAERRADAARSAWWRVRWLCAADRDDEAAEVAGGLLAATDLVAFIATTAACAVPLLAGLARRCGDLRALDRLVRVTGELADRNPGVSWPAATAAHVRGLAERDPAALVSAAELHRMSGRRPARAAALADAGELARELGERQRAEELLAEAERLWLACDALPAARRAGRRLAGLKARPGPAVDGVVPDRAPEQWADLTETEVRVARLVARGLTNKAIATRLTLSPNTINTHVRNAFTKLRVTNRVELALQVIAHDEARRDTDQR, from the coding sequence GTGCTGGACGACGGCATGGAGCCGGTCGGGTCGGGGACACCTGGAGGGCGATTAGCGGGCCACGACGTGCTCGACGCGGCGTTCACCGCGCTCGCCGGGGGACGGGGGCGGGTCCTGGTCGCCGAGCACCCCGGCGTGCTCGGCCGCAACACCGCCGTGGAGCGGGCCCGCGCCGAGGCGGCGCGGCGGGGCGTCCGGGTCGCCCACGGCCGGGCCACCGCCCTGGACCGGGTCGCGCCGCTGTCCACGCTGGTGGCCGCGCTCGGCGGCGGCGGCGCGGTCGGGCGGGCGGACCTCGCCGACCTGGACGGCGACCGGCTCACCGTGCTGGAGCGGTTGCGCTGCGCCCTGGAGGGCGCGGCCGCCGGGTCGGGGCTGCTGGTGTGCCTGGACGACTTCCACCACGCCGACGAGCTGACCGCGCTGGCCCTGCGGGTCCTGGTGCCCGCCCTGGCCGACGAGCCGGTGCTGTGGCTGCTGGCCCTGCACCCGCCGCTGGCCTCGGTCGCGGTCCGCAACGTGATCGACGTGCTGCTGGAGGCGGGCGCCCACCGGGTGCCGCCCGACCGGCTGACCCAGGACGCGGTGCGCGGCATCTGCGAGGGCGTGCTGGGGCACCGGGCGGGCCCCGGCCTGGTGGCCTTCGCCTCGGGCGTCGACGGCGACCCGGCGCTGGTCGCCCGCGTGGTGCGGGCGCTGGACGCGGCCGGGCACGTCGAGGTGCGCGACGACCTGGCCGAGGTGGTCCCGGACGCCGACCGGCGGCCCCTGCCCCGCGCGGTCGTCGACGCGATCCGGGCGCGGCTGGCCGACCTGCCCGAACCGGTCGCGGCGCTGCTGGAGGCGGGCGCGGTGCTGGGTCGGCCCTTCACCGTGCACGAGGCGGCGGGCCTGACCAGGCGTTCGGTGCCCGAGCTGGCCCGCGCCGCGGGCGCCGCGGTCGAGGCGGGTGTGCTGGGGCCGCAGCCGAGCGGGCTGGGCTTCCCGCACGAGCTGGTCCGCCGGGCCGTGTACGCGGGGGTGGCCGAGCCGGTGCGGGTGGCGCTGCACCGGGAGGCCGCCGACGTGGTCGCCGCCGAGGGCCGCGACCCCGAGGAGGTGGTCGGGCACCTGGAACGCGCCGGTCACGTGGGGTCCGCCGCGGTGGTGGACGTGCTGCACCGGGCGGTGCGCGAGCGGGTGCCCCGGGACCCCGGGGCCGCCACCCGCCTGGTGGTGCGGCTGCTGGACCTGCTCGGCGACGCCCACCCGCGCAGCGACGAGCTGACCGTGCTGGCCGTGCACCTGCTGACCGCCACCGACCAGGGGCAGCGGGCCTGGGAGCTGGCCGTGCGGGCGCTGCACCGCGACCTCGACGCGGAGACCGAGACGCTGCTGGTGTGCGCGCTGGCCGAGCTGGCCGACCCGGCGCACGGCCAGGGCGACGACCACGCGGTGGTCGAGTACACCCGCCGGGCGCTGGCCCGCGCCGACCTGGCCGGGCACCACCGCGCGGAGCTGCGGGCAGTGCAGGCGCACCGGCTGGCCGGGACGGGCCAGGCCGCCGCGGCCGAGGAGGCCGCCGACGAGGTGCTGGCCGCGGGCGCCCGGACCGAGCGCGGCGAGGCCCTGATGCTGGCCTGCGCGGCCAAGGGCATCGCGGCGCTGCACCGCGGCGAGTTCGCCCGGGCCCTGGAGCACGGCCGCGCGGCGGTCCGCGAGGCCGACCGGCTGGGCCCGTTCGTCCGGCAGCGCCACGCGCGGCTGTGGCTGTGCCCGCCGCTGCTCGCGCTCGACCGCTTCGACGAGGCCGACTCGGCGTTGCGGCTGGTGGAGCGCGAGTCGCGGCGCCTGGGCACCTCCTGGGTGGCGCCCGAGTGGCACTACCACCGCGCCCGGGTGCGCGCCGCGCGCGGTGACCTGGCCGGGGCCCAGGCGGAGGCCGAGGCGGGGGTGCGCGCGGCGCGGGAGCGGTCGGCGGGCGGCCTGCTGGGCAAGGTCCTGGGCCTGCGCGCGGAGGTCCGCGCCACCCGCGGCGACCTGGCCGGCGCCGAGGGCGACCTGCGCGAGGCCGAACGCCGCGCCGACGCCGCGCGGTCGGCCTGGTGGCGCGTGCGCTGGCTGTGCGCGGCCGACCGGGACGACGAGGCCGCCGAGGTGGCGGGCGGCCTGCTGGCCGCCACCGACCTCGTCGCGTTCATCGCCACCACCGCCGCGTGCGCCGTGCCCCTGCTGGCGGGGCTGGCCCGGCGGTGCGGCGACCTGCGGGCGCTGGACCGGCTGGTGCGCGTCACCGGCGAGCTGGCCGACCGCAACCCCGGCGTGTCGTGGCCCGCCGCCACCGCCGCCCACGTCCGCGGCCTGGCCGAGCGCGACCCGGCCGCCCTCGTCTCGGCCGCCGAGCTGCACCGGATGAGCGGGCGGCGCCCCGCGCGGGCCGCGGCCCTGGCCGACGCGGGCGAGCTGGCCCGCGAGCTGGGCGAGCGGCAGCGGGCCGAGGAGCTGCTGGCCGAGGCGGAACGCCTGTGGCTGGCCTGCGACGCGCTGCCCGCCGCCCGCCGGGCCGGTCGCCGGCTGGCCGGGCTCAAGGCGCGCCCGGGTCCCGCGGTCGACGGCGTGGTCCCCGACCGGGCGCCCGAGCAGTGGGCCGACCTCACCGAAACCGAGGTGCGCGTGGCGCGCCTGGTCGCCCGCGGCCTGACCAACAAGGCCATCGCCACCCGGCTGACCCTCTCGCCCAACACGATCAACACGCACGTGCGCAACGCGTTCACCAAGCTCCGCGTCACCAACCGCGTCGAGCTCGCGTTGCAGGTCATCGCGCACGACGAAGCCCGGCGCGACACCGACCAGCGCTGA
- a CDS encoding HAD-IA family hydrolase codes for MMMLRYEFDAVLFDLDGTLIDSTAAVRRAWRRWAEEEGVDPALLDGTAGKPAKEIVAMLLPPERHEEGLAHYSHIATHDLEGVVVLPGAREATEAVGEHKAIVTSCSRDVTAARTAAARLPVAEVLVTADDVDKGKPSPTPYLLGASRLGLAPERCLAVEDTPSGLASGRAAGCTTLGLGEPGSLDADLVVPDLSHVRFSVVGDKVALTVGG; via the coding sequence ATGATGATGCTGCGATACGAGTTCGACGCGGTCCTGTTCGACCTGGACGGCACGCTCATCGACTCGACCGCCGCCGTGCGCCGCGCGTGGCGCCGGTGGGCCGAGGAGGAGGGCGTCGACCCCGCGCTGCTGGACGGCACGGCGGGCAAGCCGGCCAAGGAGATCGTCGCGATGCTGCTGCCGCCGGAGCGGCACGAGGAGGGGCTGGCCCACTACTCCCACATCGCCACCCATGATTTGGAGGGGGTGGTGGTGTTACCGGGGGCGCGGGAGGCGACGGAGGCGGTCGGGGAGCACAAGGCGATCGTGACGTCGTGTTCGCGGGATGTGACCGCGGCCCGTACCGCCGCGGCGCGGTTGCCGGTGGCGGAGGTGTTGGTGACGGCCGACGACGTGGACAAGGGGAAGCCGTCGCCGACGCCGTACCTGTTGGGTGCTTCGCGGTTGGGGTTGGCGCCGGAGCGGTGTCTGGCGGTGGAGGACACGCCGTCCGGGTTGGCGTCGGGGCGTGCGGCGGGGTGCACCACGCTGGGGTTGGGCGAGCCCGGGTCGTTGGATGCCGACCTGGTGGTGCCGGACCTGTCGCATGTGCGGTTCTCGGTGGTCGGTGACAAGGTCGCGCTGACCGTGGGGGGTTGA
- a CDS encoding inositol monophosphatase family protein, producing MDDHALARDLASAARDLLVEVRRGGLSGRELGREGDRQAHELLVAALRVHRPEDAVRSEEGGAVSGGDGRLWIVDPLDGTVEYCERGRGDWAVHVALAVGGRVVAGAVALSSGKTWWTGAPEPLAAVPERRPLVAVSRSHRPALVDGLAEVADVELVPMGSAGVKAMAVCSGEVDAYVHAGGQYEWDSAAPVAVALAAGAHASRVDGGPMVYGNRDPLIPDLVICRPELRDRLLGALAELRARGVSV from the coding sequence GTGGACGACCACGCGCTGGCGCGCGACCTGGCGTCCGCGGCCCGTGACCTGTTGGTGGAGGTGCGGCGGGGCGGGTTGAGCGGTCGGGAGTTGGGGCGGGAGGGTGACCGGCAGGCGCACGAGCTGCTGGTCGCCGCCCTGCGCGTGCACCGGCCCGAGGACGCGGTGCGGTCGGAGGAGGGGGGTGCGGTGTCCGGGGGTGACGGGCGGTTGTGGATCGTCGACCCGTTGGACGGCACCGTGGAGTACTGCGAACGCGGCCGCGGGGACTGGGCGGTGCACGTCGCCCTGGCGGTCGGTGGACGGGTGGTGGCCGGGGCGGTGGCGTTGTCGTCGGGGAAGACGTGGTGGACCGGGGCGCCCGAGCCGTTGGCGGCGGTCCCGGAGCGGCGTCCTCTGGTGGCGGTGAGCCGCAGCCACCGGCCGGCGTTGGTGGACGGGTTGGCCGAGGTGGCGGACGTGGAGCTGGTGCCCATGGGGTCGGCCGGGGTCAAGGCGATGGCGGTGTGCAGCGGGGAGGTTGATGCCTACGTGCACGCCGGTGGGCAGTACGAGTGGGACAGCGCGGCGCCGGTCGCCGTGGCTTTGGCGGCCGGGGCGCACGCGTCCCGAGTGGACGGTGGACCGATGGTGTACGGCAACCGCGATCCGCTGATACCGGATCTGGTGATCTGTCGGCCGGAGTTGCGGGACCGGTTGCTGGGGGCGTTGGCGGAGCTGCGGGCGCGCGGCGTTTCGGTGTGA